A stretch of Paracoccus sp. MA DNA encodes these proteins:
- the murF gene encoding UDP-N-acetylmuramoyl-tripeptide--D-alanyl-D-alanine ligase, which yields MTLWTSQDAVAATGGRATRDFAVTGVSIDTRTIRPGDLFVALQAARDGHDFVAQALEKGAAAALVSRIPAGVADDAPLLVVPEVLAALEALGRAGRARMRGKVVAITGSVGKTSTKEMARIALTGQGRIHAAEASYNNHWGVPLTLARMPEDTDFAIVEIGMNHPGEIEPLARLARPQAAMITTVAAAHLEAFGAIEGIAREKGAIFRGLTQPGTAVIPEDLPVTQLLRDCADEAGAIVIGFGQQGMARPLKAETVDGATRVRARVLGETVDFTLASAGTHFVMNAVGVLAALSAAGADVKQAAARLSDWRPPLGRGAVEDLGGIRLIDDAYNSNPTSLSAGLATLARLTGGRRVAILGDMLELGPDEIAMHAGMAQDPAMTSVDLVHTAGPRMRALHEALPETRRGLHAESAAELAERAQDLVAPGDIVLVKGSKSSKVSTVVDALRRTRQSTPPGERTA from the coding sequence ATGACGCTCTGGACCTCGCAGGATGCCGTTGCCGCGACCGGCGGCCGCGCCACCCGTGACTTCGCCGTCACCGGCGTCTCCATCGACACCCGCACCATCCGGCCGGGCGATCTGTTCGTCGCTCTGCAGGCCGCCCGCGACGGCCACGACTTCGTCGCCCAGGCGCTGGAAAAGGGCGCGGCCGCCGCGCTGGTCAGCCGCATCCCCGCGGGCGTGGCGGATGATGCGCCGCTGCTGGTGGTCCCCGAGGTGCTGGCGGCGCTGGAGGCGCTTGGCCGCGCCGGCCGCGCCCGCATGCGCGGCAAGGTCGTGGCCATCACCGGCTCGGTCGGCAAGACCTCGACCAAGGAAATGGCGCGCATCGCCCTGACCGGGCAGGGCAGGATCCATGCCGCCGAGGCCAGCTACAACAACCATTGGGGCGTGCCGCTGACCCTGGCGCGCATGCCCGAGGACACCGACTTCGCCATCGTCGAGATCGGCATGAACCACCCCGGCGAGATCGAGCCGCTGGCGCGCCTTGCCCGGCCGCAGGCGGCGATGATCACCACGGTCGCCGCGGCGCATCTGGAAGCCTTCGGCGCCATCGAGGGCATCGCCCGCGAGAAGGGCGCCATCTTCCGCGGCCTGACCCAGCCCGGCACCGCCGTGATCCCCGAGGACCTGCCCGTCACCCAGCTGCTGCGCGACTGCGCGGACGAGGCCGGCGCCATCGTCATCGGCTTCGGCCAGCAAGGCATGGCGAGGCCGCTGAAGGCCGAGACCGTGGACGGCGCGACCCGGGTCCGCGCCCGGGTGCTGGGCGAGACGGTGGATTTCACCCTCGCCAGCGCCGGCACGCATTTCGTGATGAACGCGGTCGGCGTGCTGGCGGCGCTTTCCGCCGCCGGGGCCGATGTGAAGCAGGCCGCGGCGCGCCTTTCCGACTGGCGCCCCCCGCTGGGCCGCGGCGCGGTCGAGGATCTGGGCGGCATCCGGCTGATCGACGACGCCTACAACTCGAACCCCACCTCGCTTTCGGCCGGGCTGGCGACGCTGGCGCGGCTGACCGGCGGGCGGCGGGTGGCGATCCTGGGCGACATGCTGGAACTCGGCCCCGACGAGATCGCCATGCATGCCGGCATGGCGCAGGACCCCGCCATGACCTCGGTCGATCTGGTCCACACCGCCGGCCCGCGCATGCGCGCCCTGCACGAGGCGCTGCCGGAAACCCGCCGCGGGCTGCATGCCGAGAGTGCCGCCGAACTGGCCGAGCGCGCGCAGGACCTGGTCGCGCCCGGCGATATCGTGCTCGTGAAGGGCTCGAAATCCTCCAAGGTCTCGACGGTGGTTGACGCGCTCAGGCGGACGCGCCAAAGCACGCCCCCTGGCGAAAGGACAGCGTAA
- the mraZ gene encoding division/cell wall cluster transcriptional repressor MraZ, whose amino-acid sequence MARRFRGSEEVKVDAKGRVSIPAKFRRVFEASDPDWQAGKRAQLVIVYGTRDWNWLQLFTIEAMEEIEEGIARMPRGSAARNLLENIYQGHADEAEIDGDGRLVLPQKLREKIGLTDSAFFISAGDSLKVWTPEAYAEEERALEARVPELEPGADPLSLLALGGRDEG is encoded by the coding sequence TTGGCACGCCGGTTCAGAGGGTCGGAAGAGGTCAAGGTGGACGCGAAGGGTCGCGTTTCCATCCCGGCCAAGTTCCGCCGGGTCTTTGAAGCCTCCGATCCCGACTGGCAGGCCGGCAAGCGCGCGCAGCTCGTCATCGTCTACGGCACCCGCGACTGGAATTGGCTGCAACTCTTCACCATCGAGGCCATGGAAGAGATCGAGGAGGGCATCGCCCGCATGCCGCGCGGCTCGGCCGCCCGCAACCTCTTGGAAAACATCTATCAGGGCCATGCCGACGAGGCCGAGATCGACGGCGACGGCCGGCTGGTCCTGCCGCAGAAGCTGCGCGAGAAGATCGGCCTGACCGACAGCGCCTTCTTCATCTCGGCCGGCGACAGCCTGAAGGTCTGGACCCCCGAAGCCTATGCCGAGGAAGAGCGCGCGCTGGAGGCCCGCGTGCCGGAGCTGGAGCCCGGCGCCGACCCGCTGTCGCTGCTGGCCCTTGGCGGGAGGGATGAGGGATAG
- a CDS encoding DUF1127 domain-containing protein: MAVLDLIHGGLHRNDIAGNGAIAKFVANIRENMARRAVYRQTLRELGALSNRDLADLGLNRGNIRSVAYEAAWGSK; this comes from the coding sequence ATGGCTGTTCTCGATCTGATCCATGGCGGTCTGCACCGCAACGACATCGCCGGCAACGGCGCGATCGCGAAATTCGTGGCCAATATCCGTGAGAATATGGCACGCCGCGCGGTCTATCGCCAGACCCTGCGCGAACTGGGCGCGCTGTCGAACCGCGATCTGGCCGACCTGGGCCTGAACCGCGGCAACATCCGCAGCGTGGCCTACGAGGCCGCCTGGGGATCGAAGTAA
- a CDS encoding Mrp/NBP35 family ATP-binding protein, which translates to MTISRERVLAELAQIAVPGGGTLVSADLVRALSVESGVVRFVIEAADAAAARALAPVEAEAQRRLSALPGVEKVQIVTTAPAAPRGAAPPQVTARSGGEAPPSLKIGRHPTPQAGPAPVSGVARILAIGSGKGGVGKSTLTANLAVALARKGRRVGLLDADIYGPSQPRMLGLTGQRPTSDGQMIEPLHAHGVTVMSLGLMMKEGEAVVWRGPMLMGALQQMLNQVKWGELDVLLVDLPPGTGDVQLSLCQKAQVSGAIIVSTPQDVALIDARRAIDMFGKLKTPVLGLVENMSTYICPNCGHEAHLFGHGGVAAEAAALGLPFLGEIPLNLDLRLSGDAGTPVAAGDGPAAQSFARLAERLISGGMA; encoded by the coding sequence ATGACGATATCACGCGAACGTGTGCTTGCGGAACTTGCGCAGATCGCGGTTCCCGGGGGCGGAACCCTTGTTTCGGCCGATCTGGTGCGCGCGCTCAGCGTCGAATCGGGCGTGGTGCGATTCGTCATCGAGGCCGCGGATGCCGCCGCCGCCCGCGCCCTTGCGCCCGTCGAGGCCGAGGCGCAGCGCCGCCTTTCCGCCCTGCCGGGGGTCGAGAAGGTGCAGATCGTCACCACCGCCCCCGCCGCGCCGCGCGGCGCCGCCCCGCCGCAAGTCACGGCGCGCTCGGGCGGCGAGGCGCCGCCCAGCCTGAAGATCGGCCGCCACCCGACGCCCCAGGCCGGGCCGGCCCCGGTCAGCGGCGTGGCGCGGATCCTGGCCATCGGCTCGGGCAAGGGCGGGGTCGGGAAATCCACGCTGACCGCCAACCTCGCCGTGGCGCTGGCGCGCAAGGGGCGGCGGGTCGGGCTGCTGGATGCGGATATCTACGGCCCCTCGCAGCCGCGGATGCTGGGCCTGACCGGGCAGCGCCCGACCAGCGACGGCCAGATGATCGAGCCGCTGCACGCCCATGGCGTCACCGTCATGTCGCTGGGCCTGATGATGAAGGAAGGCGAGGCCGTGGTCTGGCGCGGCCCGATGCTGATGGGCGCGCTGCAGCAGATGCTGAATCAGGTGAAATGGGGCGAGCTGGACGTGCTGCTGGTCGACCTGCCGCCCGGCACCGGCGACGTGCAGCTGTCGCTGTGCCAGAAGGCGCAGGTCAGCGGGGCGATCATCGTCTCGACCCCGCAGGACGTGGCGCTGATCGACGCGCGCCGCGCCATCGACATGTTCGGCAAGCTCAAGACCCCGGTGCTGGGCCTGGTCGAGAACATGTCCACCTATATCTGCCCGAATTGCGGCCATGAGGCGCATCTGTTCGGCCATGGCGGCGTCGCCGCCGAGGCCGCGGCGCTGGGCCTGCCCTTCCTGGGCGAGATCCCGCTGAACCTCGACCTGCGGCTGTCGGGCGATGCGGGCACGCCGGTCGCCGCCGGCGACGGACCGGCGGCGCAATCCTTTGCCCGGCTGGCCGAACGGCTGATCTCTGGCGGCATGGCCTGA
- a CDS encoding 23S rRNA (adenine(2030)-N(6))-methyltransferase RlmJ, which produces MLSYQHAYHAGNLADLHKHALLAWVLAYLTAKPKPLSYLETHAGRGLYDLAAPEAEKTGEAAVGITRALSENWLSEDHPLRLALDAVRARHGATAYPGSPLIARHFLRPGDVAHLAELHPAEHEALAQVAGFAHLHRQDGFQMAQALCPPMPRRGLLLIDPSYEVKADYDAIPRHIGKLARKWNVGVIALWYPILADDRHAPMVEALRRDHPGALISEVQFPPARPGHGMVGSGMVVLNPPYGLAEEARRIEALF; this is translated from the coding sequence ATGTTGTCCTATCAGCACGCCTATCACGCCGGGAACCTGGCCGACCTGCACAAGCACGCGCTGCTGGCTTGGGTGCTGGCCTATCTGACCGCCAAGCCCAAACCGCTGTCCTATCTGGAAACCCATGCCGGGCGCGGCCTCTACGACCTGGCGGCGCCCGAGGCCGAGAAGACCGGCGAGGCGGCGGTCGGCATTACCCGCGCGCTTTCCGAAAACTGGCTGTCCGAGGATCACCCGCTGCGGCTGGCGCTGGACGCGGTGCGCGCCCGCCATGGCGCGACCGCCTATCCCGGCTCGCCGCTGATCGCGCGGCATTTCCTGCGGCCGGGCGACGTGGCGCATCTGGCCGAGCTGCACCCGGCCGAGCACGAGGCGCTGGCGCAGGTCGCCGGCTTCGCGCATCTGCACCGGCAGGACGGCTTCCAGATGGCGCAGGCCCTCTGCCCGCCGATGCCGCGCCGCGGGTTGCTGCTGATCGACCCCAGCTATGAGGTCAAGGCGGATTACGACGCCATCCCGCGCCATATCGGCAAGCTGGCGCGCAAGTGGAACGTGGGCGTCATCGCGCTGTGGTATCCGATCCTGGCCGACGACCGCCATGCGCCGATGGTCGAGGCGCTGCGCCGGGACCATCCCGGGGCGCTGATCTCGGAGGTGCAGTTCCCGCCGGCGCGCCCGGGGCATGGCATGGTCGGCTCGGGCATGGTCGTGCTGAACCCGCCCTACGGGCTGGCCGAGGAAGCCCGGCGGATCGAGGCGCTTTTCTAG
- a CDS encoding cell division protein FtsL encodes MRSVLYLLTTLAVMGLAFWAYRENYRTQAAISEMGDIQRQIGRLREDLGVLRAEWAYLNRPERLRQLVDLNFERLKLVPFGSDQFVDVGQVAFPAPQAPEPAAGPEAGADAPVERPAGYPPRRPQESTP; translated from the coding sequence ATGCGATCCGTGCTTTACCTTCTGACCACGCTGGCGGTGATGGGCCTGGCCTTCTGGGCCTATCGCGAGAATTACCGCACCCAGGCCGCCATCAGCGAGATGGGCGATATTCAGCGCCAGATCGGCCGCCTGCGCGAGGATCTGGGCGTGCTGCGCGCCGAATGGGCCTATCTGAACCGTCCCGAGCGCCTGCGCCAGCTGGTCGACCTGAATTTCGAGCGGCTGAAGCTGGTGCCCTTCGGTTCGGACCAGTTCGTCGATGTCGGACAGGTGGCCTTCCCGGCGCCCCAGGCGCCCGAGCCCGCCGCCGGTCCCGAGGCCGGCGCCGATGCGCCCGTCGAGCGCCCCGCCGGATATCCGCCCCGCAGACCACAGGAGAGCACGCCATGA
- a CDS encoding penicillin-binding protein 2, producing MIRTPLRPLARILRARETGQNPDAIEAENRAQRHAVIQEKARGSARTRLFFMSCAFAVAFGTVGAKMGVLASSQPSEPRVQTTGAQIISQRADITDRHGRVLATNLLTHSLYAHPQQMVEPERAARELVRVFPDLDIERLRKDFTGKRTFVWIKKKISPEQMQAVHDIGEPGLLFGPREMRLYPNGHIAAHILGGATFGKEDVASAEVVGVAGVEKAFDHWLRDPANDGAPLTLSLDLTVQAAMEEVLGNGMKVMNAKGATGILMEVKTGEIVAMASLPDFDPNDRPRPLLKGDPSDSPLFNRAVQGQYELGSTFKIFPVAQAIDLKLVSPATMINAKSPMRIGKYLINDFHNYGGQLSVADIIAKSSNVGTVRIAQLLGPERQRDFLQKLGLFEPTPIEMSEAPTGKPLVPQRWPAVTSATVAFGHGLAASPLHLASAYATIANGGKRVRPTLVHGRSQREGEQVLSPAAAHTAMQLLRQVVTRGTARTANIDGYEVAGKTGTADKPRPTGGYYKNKNVTTFASVFPASDPKYVLVLTLDEPSVGLAGGGESRTAGATAAPVAGELIRRVAPLLGLRPSTETQLPMVERPLPDRLKLVSN from the coding sequence ATGATCCGCACCCCGCTGCGCCCGCTGGCCCGCATCCTTCGCGCCCGCGAAACCGGGCAGAACCCCGATGCCATCGAGGCCGAGAACCGCGCCCAGAGGCATGCCGTCATTCAGGAAAAGGCGCGCGGCAGCGCCCGCACCCGTCTGTTCTTCATGTCCTGCGCCTTCGCGGTCGCCTTCGGCACCGTGGGCGCCAAGATGGGCGTGCTGGCCTCCAGCCAGCCCAGCGAGCCGCGGGTGCAGACCACGGGCGCGCAGATCATCTCGCAGCGCGCCGACATCACCGACCGGCACGGGCGGGTGCTGGCCACCAACCTGCTGACCCATTCGCTTTACGCCCATCCCCAGCAGATGGTCGAGCCGGAGCGCGCCGCGCGCGAACTGGTCCGCGTCTTCCCGGACCTGGACATCGAGCGTCTGCGCAAGGACTTCACCGGCAAGCGCACCTTCGTCTGGATCAAGAAGAAGATCAGCCCCGAGCAGATGCAGGCCGTGCACGACATCGGCGAGCCGGGACTGCTGTTCGGCCCGCGCGAGATGCGGCTTTACCCGAACGGCCATATCGCCGCGCATATCCTTGGCGGTGCCACCTTCGGCAAGGAGGATGTCGCCAGCGCCGAGGTCGTCGGCGTCGCCGGCGTCGAGAAGGCCTTCGACCACTGGCTGCGCGACCCGGCCAATGACGGCGCGCCGCTGACCCTGTCGCTGGACCTGACCGTGCAGGCCGCGATGGAGGAGGTGCTGGGCAACGGCATGAAGGTGATGAACGCCAAGGGCGCGACCGGCATCCTGATGGAGGTCAAGACCGGCGAGATCGTCGCCATGGCCAGCCTGCCCGATTTCGATCCCAACGACCGGCCGCGGCCGCTGCTCAAGGGCGATCCCTCGGACAGCCCGCTGTTCAACCGCGCGGTGCAGGGCCAGTACGAGCTGGGCTCGACCTTCAAGATCTTCCCGGTGGCGCAGGCCATCGACCTCAAGCTGGTCAGCCCGGCCACGATGATCAACGCGAAGTCGCCGATGCGGATCGGGAAATACCTCATCAACGATTTCCACAATTACGGCGGCCAGCTTTCGGTGGCGGATATCATCGCCAAATCCTCGAACGTCGGCACGGTGCGCATCGCCCAGCTGCTGGGCCCCGAGCGGCAGAGGGATTTCCTGCAGAAGCTCGGCCTGTTCGAGCCGACCCCGATCGAGATGAGCGAGGCGCCGACCGGCAAGCCGCTGGTGCCGCAACGCTGGCCCGCCGTGACCTCGGCCACGGTCGCCTTCGGCCACGGGCTGGCGGCCAGCCCGCTGCACCTGGCCTCGGCCTATGCGACCATCGCCAACGGCGGCAAGCGCGTGCGCCCGACGCTGGTGCACGGCCGCAGCCAGCGCGAGGGCGAGCAGGTGCTTTCGCCCGCCGCCGCCCATACCGCCATGCAGCTGCTGCGCCAGGTGGTGACGCGCGGCACCGCCCGGACCGCGAATATCGACGGCTACGAGGTCGCCGGCAAGACCGGCACCGCCGACAAGCCGCGCCCGACCGGCGGCTATTACAAGAACAAGAACGTGACGACCTTCGCCTCGGTCTTTCCGGCCAGCGATCCGAAATATGTGTTGGTGCTGACGCTGGACGAGCCCTCGGTCGGGCTGGCGGGGGGCGGCGAAAGCCGCACCGCCGGCGCCACCGCGGCCCCGGTGGCGGGCGAGCTGATCCGCCGCGTCGCGCCGCTGCTGGGCCTGAGGCCCAGCACGGAAACCCAGCTGCCGATGGTTGAACGGCCTTTGCCGGATCGGCTAAAGCTCGTCTCGAACTGA
- the mraY gene encoding phospho-N-acetylmuramoyl-pentapeptide-transferase, translating to MLYWLTNLSDGGDFFNLFRYITFRAGGAFFTALVFGFFFGRPLIDLLRRKQKKGQPIRDDGPENHFSKAGTPTMGGLLILAALVVGTLLWARLDNGYVWIVLLVTLGFAAIGFADDYAKVTKQHHAGLSGKVRLLIGLCIAAGAGAAAAWLHPAALSGELALPFFKDALINLGLLYVPFAVLVILGAANAVNLTDGLDGLAIMPVMIAAASFAVIAYMVGNANFANYLGVHFVPGTGELAVFVAALIGGGLGFLWYNAPPAAVFMGDTGSLALGGALGAIAVATKHEIVLAIVGGLFVVEALSVIIQVLYFKRTGKRVFLMAPIHHHFEKKGWGEAQIVIRFWIIALILALIGLATLKLR from the coding sequence ATGCTCTATTGGCTCACGAACCTCTCTGACGGCGGGGATTTTTTCAACCTTTTCCGATACATCACCTTTCGCGCCGGCGGCGCCTTCTTTACCGCGCTGGTCTTCGGCTTCTTCTTCGGCCGGCCGCTGATCGACCTTCTGCGCCGCAAGCAGAAGAAGGGCCAGCCGATCCGCGACGACGGGCCCGAGAACCATTTCTCCAAGGCCGGCACCCCCACCATGGGCGGGCTGCTGATTCTCGCCGCGCTGGTGGTGGGCACGCTGCTCTGGGCGCGGCTCGACAACGGCTATGTCTGGATCGTGCTGCTGGTCACGCTGGGCTTTGCCGCCATCGGCTTCGCCGACGACTATGCCAAGGTCACCAAGCAGCACCATGCCGGGCTCTCGGGCAAGGTGCGGCTGCTGATCGGGCTTTGCATCGCTGCCGGCGCGGGGGCCGCCGCCGCCTGGCTGCACCCCGCGGCGCTCAGCGGCGAACTGGCGCTGCCCTTTTTCAAGGATGCGCTGATCAATCTGGGCCTGCTCTACGTGCCCTTCGCGGTGCTGGTGATCCTGGGTGCGGCCAATGCGGTGAACCTGACCGACGGGCTGGACGGGCTGGCGATCATGCCGGTGATGATCGCCGCGGCCAGCTTCGCGGTGATCGCCTATATGGTCGGCAACGCGAATTTCGCCAATTACCTCGGCGTGCATTTCGTCCCCGGCACCGGGGAACTCGCGGTCTTCGTCGCGGCGCTGATCGGCGGCGGCCTGGGCTTTCTGTGGTATAACGCCCCGCCCGCCGCGGTGTTCATGGGCGATACCGGCAGCCTGGCGCTCGGCGGCGCGCTCGGGGCCATCGCGGTGGCGACCAAGCACGAGATCGTGCTGGCCATCGTCGGCGGCCTTTTCGTGGTCGAGGCGCTGTCGGTGATCATCCAGGTGCTCTATTTCAAGCGCACCGGCAAGCGGGTCTTCCTGATGGCCCCGATCCACCACCATTTCGAGAAGAAGGGCTGGGGCGAGGCGCAGATCGTCATCCGCTTCTGGATCATCGCGCTGATCCTGGCGCTGATCGGCCTCGCCACGCTCAAGCTGCGCTGA
- the rsmH gene encoding 16S rRNA (cytosine(1402)-N(4))-methyltransferase RsmH has translation MAEAPHIPVLLGPLLRAVAPVKGIWVDGTFGAGGYARGLLEQGAERVIGIDRDPSVIRMARAWAGEYGDRLHLVEGTFSDLDQLAGGPVDGVVLDLGVSSMQLDQPERGFSFLRDGPLDMRMGGEGPSAAELLNTAPESVIADVLYLYGEERASRRIAKAIVAARPLSRTGELSDIVAGCLPRPKPGQSHPSTRTFQAIRIWVNDEFGQLVAGLAAAERALRPGGKLAVVSFHSLEDRIVKRFMQARSNSAGGGSRHAPEAAREEPAFTLPFRRAIGPDESELAANPRARSALLRVGIRTGAPAGRVDPAALGLPVLSDRRG, from the coding sequence ATGGCCGAGGCTCCGCATATTCCCGTCCTGCTTGGCCCGCTGTTGCGGGCCGTTGCGCCTGTGAAGGGTATCTGGGTCGACGGCACCTTCGGCGCCGGCGGCTATGCGCGCGGCCTGCTTGAGCAGGGCGCCGAGCGCGTCATCGGCATCGACCGCGACCCCTCGGTCATTCGCATGGCCCGGGCCTGGGCGGGCGAATACGGCGACCGGCTGCATCTGGTCGAGGGCACCTTTTCCGATCTGGACCAGCTGGCCGGCGGGCCGGTCGACGGCGTGGTGCTGGACCTGGGCGTCAGCTCGATGCAGCTCGACCAGCCCGAGCGCGGCTTTTCCTTCCTGCGCGACGGGCCGCTGGACATGCGCATGGGCGGCGAAGGGCCCTCGGCCGCAGAGCTGCTGAACACCGCGCCCGAATCGGTCATCGCCGACGTGCTGTACCTTTACGGCGAGGAGCGCGCCTCGCGCCGCATCGCCAAGGCCATCGTGGCGGCGCGGCCGCTGTCGCGCACCGGCGAGCTTTCGGACATCGTCGCCGGCTGCCTGCCGCGCCCCAAGCCGGGGCAGAGCCATCCCTCGACCCGCACCTTCCAGGCGATCCGCATCTGGGTGAACGACGAGTTCGGCCAGCTCGTCGCCGGGCTGGCGGCGGCCGAGCGGGCGCTGCGGCCGGGCGGCAAGCTCGCGGTGGTCAGCTTCCATTCGCTCGAGGACCGCATCGTCAAGCGTTTCATGCAGGCGCGCTCGAACAGCGCCGGCGGTGGCAGCCGCCATGCGCCCGAGGCCGCGCGCGAGGAGCCGGCCTTCACGCTGCCCTTCCGCCGCGCCATCGGCCCGGACGAATCCGAGCTGGCGGCGAATCCGCGCGCGCGCTCGGCGCTCTTGCGCGTCGGCATCCGCACCGGGGCGCCGGCCGGCCGGGTCGATCCGGCGGCCCTGGGCCTGCCGGTGCTGTCGGATAGGAGGGGCTGA
- a CDS encoding UDP-N-acetylmuramoyl-L-alanyl-D-glutamate--2,6-diaminopimelate ligase has protein sequence MRLSLLGLRGDKGRDPEVTGLSVDSRQVRPGHLFAALPGSATHGGEFIQYALRQGAGAILTDRKGAEIAAAELAGSDAALVVAEDPRAALAGAAALWFAAQPETMVAVTGTSGKTSVATFTRQIWQALGHKAISLGTMGVQGDYQAKLAHTTPEPITLHRVLAEAASAGVTHAAMEASSHGLDQRRLDGVRLKAGAFTNFSQDHLDYHKDFDEYFAAKALLFDHLLDEGAGAVVNIDDPRGRQMAQIARERGLDLTTIGKDERADLRILGQRYDATGQDLRFSLHGQAHLVRLALIGGFQAENVLAAAGLAIAAGDEPARVIETLPGLTTVRGRMELAAVRENGAAVFVDYSHKPGALASALQSLRPHVLGRIIVVFGAGGDRDRLKRPLMGEAARQFADLVYVTDDNPRSEDPAAIRAEVLAGAGPDAIEVGDRAEAILRAVDALQPGDALLIAGKGHETGQIIGNDVYPFDDAEQASVAVAALDGKI, from the coding sequence ATGCGGCTGTCCCTTCTGGGGCTTCGGGGGGACAAGGGGCGCGACCCCGAGGTGACGGGGCTGTCCGTCGATTCGCGGCAGGTTCGGCCCGGGCATCTGTTCGCGGCCCTGCCGGGTTCGGCGACGCATGGCGGCGAGTTCATCCAATATGCGCTGCGCCAGGGGGCGGGCGCCATCCTGACCGACCGCAAGGGCGCCGAGATCGCCGCGGCCGAGCTGGCCGGCTCGGACGCGGCGCTGGTGGTGGCCGAGGACCCGCGCGCCGCGCTGGCCGGGGCCGCCGCGCTGTGGTTCGCCGCCCAGCCCGAAACCATGGTCGCCGTCACCGGCACCTCGGGCAAGACCTCGGTCGCCACCTTCACACGGCAGATCTGGCAGGCGCTGGGCCACAAGGCGATCAGCCTCGGCACCATGGGCGTGCAGGGCGATTACCAGGCCAAGCTGGCCCATACCACGCCCGAGCCGATCACCCTGCACCGGGTGCTGGCCGAGGCGGCGAGCGCGGGCGTCACCCATGCGGCGATGGAGGCCAGCTCGCACGGCCTTGACCAGCGCCGGCTGGACGGGGTGCGGCTGAAGGCCGGGGCCTTCACCAATTTCAGCCAGGACCACCTGGATTATCACAAGGATTTCGACGAATATTTCGCCGCCAAGGCGCTGCTCTTCGACCACCTGCTGGACGAAGGCGCCGGAGCCGTCGTCAATATCGACGACCCGCGCGGCCGGCAGATGGCGCAGATCGCGCGCGAGCGCGGCCTCGACCTGACCACCATCGGCAAGGATGAGCGCGCCGACCTGCGCATCCTCGGCCAGCGTTACGACGCGACCGGGCAGGACCTGCGCTTCAGCCTGCACGGCCAGGCGCATCTGGTGCGGCTGGCGCTGATCGGCGGCTTCCAGGCGGAAAACGTGCTTGCCGCGGCCGGCCTCGCCATCGCCGCCGGCGACGAACCCGCCCGGGTGATCGAGACGCTGCCGGGCCTGACCACCGTGCGCGGCCGCATGGAACTGGCGGCGGTGCGGGAAAACGGCGCGGCGGTCTTCGTCGATTACAGCCACAAGCCCGGCGCGCTGGCCTCGGCCCTGCAATCGCTGCGCCCGCATGTCCTGGGCCGCATCATCGTGGTCTTCGGCGCCGGCGGCGACCGCGACCGGCTGAAGCGCCCGCTGATGGGCGAGGCGGCGCGGCAGTTCGCCGACCTGGTCTATGTGACCGACGACAATCCCCGCTCGGAAGACCCGGCCGCGATCCGCGCCGAGGTGCTGGCCGGCGCCGGTCCCGATGCCATCGAGGTCGGCGACCGGGCCGAGGCGATCCTGCGCGCCGTCGATGCGCTGCAGCCCGGCGACGCGCTGCTGATCGCCGGCAAGGGGCACGAGACCGGCCAGATCATCGGCAACGACGTTTATCCCTTCGACGATGCCGAGCAGGCCTCGGTGGCCGTCGCGGCGCTGGATGGCAAGATATGA